The Elusimicrobiota bacterium genome has a window encoding:
- a CDS encoding TRAP transporter TatT component family protein — protein MIRRHWIILFLLGAAALNHPLPVLGEDVSSLINQANAAYAKREDLSQVRIAMDIYERAATGADAPHAVECYWKASRSAWWIGQHADDRAAQQVYHQKGMDLAKKAIHLNPDCVEAHFWLGGNQGSFGEAKGVLKSLSMVKLIRHEMAEVIRLNDHYLSGGVYHVLGAVDYKVPGFVGGSKKRAKEELEKALAIGPKDPFNHYYLLEFCALTGDKARARAEMEILRTLNVPPEDEPELKMVQEKASRLIK, from the coding sequence ATGATTCGACGTCATTGGATAATCCTGTTTCTTCTTGGGGCGGCTGCCCTGAATCACCCGCTTCCTGTTTTAGGGGAGGATGTTTCCTCTTTGATTAATCAGGCGAATGCGGCATATGCCAAACGCGAAGACCTTTCGCAAGTTAGGATCGCCATGGATATCTATGAGCGTGCGGCGACTGGGGCAGACGCTCCACACGCGGTGGAATGTTACTGGAAGGCGTCTCGCTCGGCCTGGTGGATTGGACAACATGCCGACGATCGCGCGGCACAGCAGGTGTATCACCAGAAAGGAATGGATTTGGCGAAGAAAGCGATCCATTTAAATCCAGACTGTGTGGAAGCGCACTTCTGGTTAGGGGGAAATCAGGGGTCTTTCGGGGAAGCCAAAGGGGTTTTGAAAAGTCTGTCGATGGTGAAACTCATTCGACACGAAATGGCCGAGGTTATTCGACTCAATGATCATTATTTAAGTGGCGGGGTTTACCATGTTCTGGGCGCGGTGGATTACAAAGTGCCGGGGTTTGTTGGCGGCAGCAAAAAGCGCGCCAAGGAAGAATTGGAGAAAGCACTCGCGATCGGACCGAAGGATCCTTTTAACCATTACTACCTGCTCGAGTTCTGCGCGTTGACCGGCGATAAAGCTAGAGCCCGTGCGGAAATGGAAATTCTCCGAACACTGAACGTCCCGCCCGAAGACGAACCTGAGCTCAAAATGGTTCAGGAAAAAGCCTCCCGCCTCATCAAATAA